One window of Flavobacterium ammonificans genomic DNA carries:
- a CDS encoding helix-turn-helix domain-containing protein encodes MNEVTKRFSIQSYVDNNREKIDESLVSLRVMKEVDKFLDYEKLSNKDLATKLGYSESYVSQLMSGVKNMNVSFINKFEKCFDAKFDFKIYIKKEDVYLHKLDERVQFNLTINLNMFYVNENQSNFSFTKNSKSMFNVTDVEYESL; translated from the coding sequence ATGAACGAAGTAACAAAAAGATTTTCTATTCAGTCTTATGTAGATAATAATAGAGAGAAAATTGATGAGTCTTTAGTTAGCTTACGAGTAATGAAAGAGGTTGATAAATTCTTAGATTATGAAAAATTAAGTAATAAAGATTTAGCAACAAAGTTAGGATATTCAGAGTCTTACGTTAGTCAATTAATGTCTGGCGTAAAAAATATGAATGTTTCATTCATAAATAAGTTTGAAAAGTGCTTTGATGCAAAATTTGATTTCAAAATTTATATAAAAAAAGAAGATGTTTATCTTCATAAATTGGATGAAAGAGTTCAATTTAATTTAACTATTAACTTAAATATGTTTTATGTAAATGAGAATCAATCTAATTTTTCATTTACAAAAAATAGTAAATCAATGTTCAACGTTACAGACGTTGAGTATGAATCATTATAG
- a CDS encoding type ISP restriction/modification enzyme — translation MTLEQYIDNINKRYQLGNATEHTFRGDLQQLLESLVPDIRATNEPKRQSCGAPDYILTKGDIPVGFIEAKDIGDKDLEGAKKTGNKEQFDRYKASLNNLIFTDYLDFHLYIDGVFITKIAIASIHNGAIVPLPENFATFTNLIKDFASHLGQTIKSSKKLAEMMAGKARLLSDVIEKALTTDVSNQEDSTLKDQMVAFKEILIHDITPKGFADVYAQTIAYGMFAARLHDATLPTFSRQEAAELIPKSNPFLRKLFGYIAGPDIDDRIKWIVDSLVDIFLACNVEEILKNYGKSTKMEDPIIHFYETFLSEYDPKLRKARGVWYTPAPVVNFIVRAVDDILKTEFDLPQGLADTSKTKIKVDLQGKKVEQEVHKVQILDPATGTGTFLAETIKHIHKKFEGQQGIWSNYVETHLLPRLNGFELLMASYAMAHLKLDLLLTETGFKPTSNQRLRVYLTNSLEESHPDTGTLFANWLSSEANEANHIKRDSPVMCIIGNPPYSGESSNNGKWIMNLMEDYKKEPGGIEKLKERNPKWINDDYVKFLRYGQHFIEKNGSGVLAFINPHGFLDNPTFRGMRWNLLKTYDKIYTIDLHGNSNKQEKSPDGSVDVNVFDIQQGVSINLFIKTGKKKVNELGKVFHFDLYGKREMKYDFLTENTLKDIVFNQLDISKPNYFFVSRNIKKQNIYEKGISVSELFTINSIGIVTSKDEILINSSKEELIKNVSEYYSINADINLIKKISYRPFDSKFIYYDVKIIERARYKVMKHFLEGNNFGLVTARSNKSNTCDHFYISNNLMETKCGERTTQSAILPLYIYPDNKGQQTIDQTTERTPNLNPEIVKQIAAQLGLNFVPDHELCHAELVSASQQTLKRVQGDETVFTPLDLLDYIYAVLHSPTYREKYKEFLKIDFPRVPYPKDTATFWQLVKLGEQIRQIHLLESPIVEKYITGYPEDGDNVVVKPRFVIANDSEAIPTNETASCLAVTGSVYINDTQYFSNVPEVAWNFYIGGYQPAQKWLKDRKDRKLEFDDILHYQKIIVALSETDRLMKEIDTIEIE, via the coding sequence ATGACTTTAGAACAGTATATCGACAACATCAATAAACGCTACCAATTGGGTAATGCGACTGAGCATACTTTTCGTGGCGACTTGCAGCAACTTTTAGAAAGCTTAGTGCCTGACATTAGAGCGACGAACGAACCCAAAAGACAATCCTGCGGTGCACCCGATTATATTCTGACTAAAGGAGATATTCCTGTTGGTTTTATTGAAGCAAAAGACATTGGCGACAAAGACTTGGAAGGAGCCAAAAAAACAGGCAACAAAGAACAGTTTGACCGCTACAAAGCGTCGCTGAACAACTTAATTTTTACCGACTATTTAGATTTTCATTTATATATTGACGGTGTTTTTATTACTAAAATTGCCATTGCTTCCATACATAACGGAGCTATCGTTCCATTGCCTGAAAACTTTGCCACCTTTACCAATCTGATTAAGGACTTTGCTTCACACCTTGGGCAAACCATCAAAAGCAGTAAAAAATTAGCCGAAATGATGGCGGGCAAAGCCCGACTGTTATCCGATGTAATTGAAAAAGCATTGACCACTGATGTAAGCAATCAGGAAGATAGCACCTTAAAGGATCAAATGGTAGCTTTCAAAGAAATCCTAATTCACGACATTACGCCCAAAGGATTTGCAGACGTCTATGCACAAACCATTGCTTACGGAATGTTTGCAGCGCGTTTGCATGATGCTACTTTGCCTACTTTTAGCCGACAAGAAGCGGCAGAATTAATTCCGAAATCCAATCCGTTTTTACGCAAACTCTTTGGCTACATTGCGGGACCCGATATTGACGACCGTATCAAATGGATTGTAGACAGTTTGGTCGATATTTTCTTGGCGTGCAATGTAGAGGAAATTTTAAAGAACTACGGAAAGTCCACCAAAATGGAAGATCCGATCATCCATTTTTATGAAACTTTCCTGAGCGAATACGACCCAAAATTGCGAAAAGCGCGTGGCGTTTGGTACACACCGGCACCTGTTGTTAATTTTATCGTTCGTGCTGTGGACGACATTTTAAAAACCGAATTTGATTTGCCGCAAGGTTTGGCTGACACCAGCAAAACCAAAATCAAAGTGGATCTACAAGGCAAAAAAGTAGAACAAGAAGTGCACAAAGTCCAAATTTTGGATCCAGCCACAGGAACAGGCACCTTCCTAGCCGAAACCATCAAACACATACATAAAAAATTTGAAGGACAACAAGGCATTTGGAGCAATTATGTAGAAACCCATTTATTGCCTCGCCTTAATGGTTTTGAGTTACTCATGGCAAGTTATGCCATGGCACATTTAAAATTGGATTTGCTTTTAACCGAAACCGGTTTCAAACCCACCAGCAACCAACGATTAAGAGTGTACCTAACCAACAGTTTAGAAGAAAGCCACCCCGATACAGGAACCTTGTTTGCCAATTGGCTCAGTAGCGAAGCCAACGAGGCCAATCACATCAAAAGAGATTCGCCAGTGATGTGTATTATTGGGAACCCGCCGTATAGTGGAGAAAGTTCCAATAATGGTAAATGGATTATGAACCTGATGGAAGATTACAAAAAAGAACCTGGAGGTATAGAAAAACTAAAAGAAAGAAATCCAAAATGGATAAACGATGACTATGTTAAGTTTTTGCGTTACGGACAGCATTTTATAGAGAAAAATGGCAGTGGTGTTTTAGCTTTTATTAACCCACACGGATTTTTAGACAATCCTACTTTTCGTGGAATGCGTTGGAACTTGCTAAAAACCTACGATAAAATTTATACCATAGATTTACACGGTAACAGTAATAAACAAGAGAAATCACCTGATGGAAGTGTAGATGTAAACGTTTTTGATATACAGCAAGGTGTTTCAATAAATTTGTTTATTAAGACTGGAAAGAAAAAAGTTAATGAATTAGGTAAAGTATTTCATTTTGATTTATATGGTAAAAGAGAAATGAAATATGATTTTCTTACTGAAAATACATTAAAGGATATTGTTTTTAATCAACTTGATATTTCAAAACCAAATTATTTTTTCGTTTCAAGAAATATTAAAAAACAAAATATTTATGAAAAAGGAATTTCTGTATCTGAATTATTTACAATAAACAGTATTGGAATTGTCACTTCAAAAGATGAGATTTTAATTAATAGTTCAAAAGAGGAACTAATAAAAAATGTTAGTGAATATTACTCAATAAATGCAGATATTAATTTAATAAAAAAAATTTCTTACAGACCATTTGATAGTAAATTCATTTATTATGATGTGAAAATTATTGAAAGAGCAAGATATAAAGTGATGAAACATTTTCTTGAAGGTAATAATTTTGGTTTAGTAACTGCTAGAAGTAATAAATCAAATACCTGTGATCATTTTTATATTTCAAACAATTTAATGGAAACTAAATGTGGAGAAAGAACGACACAGTCCGCAATATTACCTCTTTACATATACCCAGATAATAAAGGACAACAAACCATTGACCAAACCACAGAACGAACGCCCAATTTAAACCCTGAAATTGTCAAGCAAATAGCAGCGCAATTGGGATTGAATTTTGTGCCAGACCACGAGCTTTGTCATGCTGAACTTGTTTCAGCATCTCAACAGACCCTGAAACGAGTTCAGGGTGACGAGACAGTTTTTACTCCTTTAGACCTATTAGATTACATCTATGCGGTTTTACACTCTCCAACCTATAGAGAAAAATACAAAGAGTTTTTAAAAATAGATTTTCCAAGAGTGCCGTATCCAAAAGATACCGCCACGTTTTGGCAACTAGTCAAACTAGGGGAGCAAATTAGACAAATCCATTTATTAGAAAGCCCAATTGTAGAAAAATACATCACAGGCTATCCCGAAGATGGTGATAACGTAGTTGTAAAACCCCGCTTTGTCATTGCGAACGATAGTGAAGCAATCCCAACAAATGAGACTGCTTCGTGCCTCGCAGTGACAGGCAGCGTATACATCAACGACACTCAATACTTTTCAAATGTCCCAGAGGTAGCATGGAATTTCTACATAGGCGGTTATCAACCGGCTCAAAAATGGCTCAAAGACAGAAAAGACCGTAAATTAGAGTTTGACGATATTTTACACTATCAAAAGATCATTGTCGCCTTATCTGAAACAGATCGATTGATGAAGGAGATTGATACCATTGAGATAGAGTAA